A section of the Cardiocondyla obscurior isolate alpha-2009 unplaced genomic scaffold, Cobs3.1 scaffold31_0_849067, whole genome shotgun sequence genome encodes:
- the LOC139112600 gene encoding uncharacterized protein: MNKNIKTSISRKVVDRLSVRQRSRVMAEIRRNLRTQNNCNNISVVNNCVNVTHTGTNNSFDPSTLNISLDIPEIRNDVEVEDCNTSDSSSSHVSERNDDFSLFFECSNEVPFSERLASCFIDNNITHVQGNNILALLRTHSCLSSLPKDVRTLLGTPRNRAIISFVEPGEYLHFDIESKLIESLLNYSIETVSHLELDFNTDCCNLDKTSTIHIWPIQARIVNLQHIKPIVLGIYKGAQKPGNAKMFFEKFVRDIRTIISNGGITFRNKKVEIRLRCFIADAPARAFILNHRGHMSSKPCSKCKVSGTYVEGRSIFNGINHSLRTDEEYLTRVDDDHHKESKSPLSLLPIRMVTQVPFEYMHLVCLDVVKKLLSAWVCGNYSRISKLSGRTLSIINARLNVLAKYCPLDFVRRPRSLSNFSKFKATEFRQFLLYTGPVVLYGLLHEELYKHFLFLHAAFRALVLKSPSAQHLTFAELALQKFVLRSANLYGLTFITYNVHGLLHITDDVRRFGNVDSFSAFPYENNMSIFKKFCRKPGLPLQQFYNRMVEIQKHGTNMSNINNKSLPIRTYLMHNNDTNCLRYRRINFNNISLGIDTRNKCCILYDDSICIIKDISMRNNSYKLTVQQYLDVEDFYDVGLKSSVF; the protein is encoded by the coding sequence atgaataaaaatattaaaacgtcaaTTTCGCGGAAAGTGGTAGATCGATTATCTGTTAGGCAGAGAAGTAGAGTTATGGCAGAAATTAGAAGAAATTTGCGTACacaaaataattgtaacaatattaGTGTCGTTAATAATTGCGTTAATGTTACACACACCGGAACTAACAATAGTTTTGATCCatcaacattaaatatttcattagaTATTCCTGAGATCCGGAATGACGTTGAGGTAGAAGATTGTAATACATCTGATTCTTCATCAAGTCATGTTTCTGAGAGGAATGATGACttctcattattttttgaaTGTTCGAATGAAGTTCCTTTCAGTGAACGCTTAGCGTCTTGTTTCATAGATAACAATATAACTCACGTTCAAGGTAATAACATTTTGGCTCTTCTAAGAACTCATTCTTGCTTATCTAGCTTACCAAAAGATGTTAGAACACTTCTTGGTACCCCAAGAAATCGTGccataatttcttttgtagAACCAGGGGAATATCTACATTTTGATATAGAAAGTAAACTCATTGAaagtcttttaaattattcaatagaAACGGTTTCACATTTAGAATTAGATTTCAATACAGATTGTTGTAATTTAGACAAAACGAGTACAATTCATATCTGGCCTATCCAAGCCAGAATTGTAAATTTACAGCACATAAAACCAATAGTTTTAGGGATTTATAAAGGTGCTCAAAAACCAGGTAATGCTAAAAtgttttttgaaaaatttgttaggGATATCAGAACAATTATATCCAATGGAGGAATAacttttcgtaataaaaaagtgGAAATTCGTTTGAGATGTTTTATAGCTGATGCACCTGCTcgtgcttttattttaaatcatcgTGGTCATATGTCGAGTAAACCATGTTCTAAATGTAAAGTTTCCGGTACATATGTTGAAGGTCGTAGTATTTTTAATGGAATCAATCATTCTCTTCGAACGGACGAAGAATATCTCACGCGTGTAGATGATGATCATcataaagaaagtaaaagcCCATTATCGTTGCTTCCGATAAGAATGGTTACACAAGTTCCATTTGAATATATGCATTTGGTATGTTTAGATGTAGTAAAAAAGCTTTTATCTGCATGGGTGTGTGGAAATTATTCACGGATATCTAAGTTGTCAGGGAGAACTTTATCCATTATTAATGCAAGGTTAAATGTACTCGCAAAATATTGTCCATTAGATTTTGTTAGACGTCCTAGGTCTCTTTCTaacttttctaaatttaaagcCACTGAATTTcgacaatttttattgtacactGGGCCAGTCGTTCTGTACGGTTTGTTACATGAAGAGTTGTACaagcactttttatttttgcacgcTGCATTCAGAGCTCTGGTTTTAAAATCACCATCGGCCCAACATCTCACTTTTGCAGAGCTTGCGTTGCAAAAATTTGTTCTTCGTAGTGCTAATCTCTATGGTCTcacttttattacgtataatgTTCACGGTCTTCTCCACATCACCGATGATGTTAGACGTTTTGGAAATGTAGATTCATTTTCTGCATTTccttatgaaaataatatgtctatttttaaaaaattctgtcGAAAACCGGGCTTACCGTTGCAACAATTCTACAATAGAATGGTAGAGATTCAAAAACACGGAACCAATATgagtaacataaataataaatctttgcCTATTCGCACATATTTAATGCATAATAATGATACCAATTGTCTTCGATATCgtcgcattaattttaataacatatcGCTAGGAATAGATACACGGAACAAATGTTGCATTTTATATGATGACTCAATCTGCATAATTAAGGACATTTCGATGCGCaataattcttataaattaaCTGTCCAACAATATTTAGATGTTGAAGATTTTTATGACGTCGGTTTAAAATCCTCGGtcttttaa